A genomic region of Alnus glutinosa chromosome 11, dhAlnGlut1.1, whole genome shotgun sequence contains the following coding sequences:
- the LOC133882039 gene encoding G-type lectin S-receptor-like serine/threonine-protein kinase At4g27290 produces the protein MGTTKTKPWLLLVLLLILSCYRACFSIAGNTLSAGQSLSFSKKEIILSQGGTFELGFFTPGSSGKIYLGIWHKWFAPKEAVWIANRENPLSDPSSSRLDLSEDGNLLLFDGSSKIPFWSTNLTYPGSNITEAVLRDDGNFVLRNRSNTSSIFWESFDHPTDTWLPGAKLGVVKLISWKNSEDPAPGVFSLGLDPNGSNQYFLEWNRSQNYWSSGVWNGKNFSLIPEMNAFVQRKNFQLSSIFTYTFVPSKNGSDGYLTYSLQNSSFLSKYRVDYRGQWRLRVWMSGPWEWGSFWTAPRNLSDVFALCGAFGVVQYPENYSTPCQCLIGFEPFSMNYTGLDDWRGGCVRKSPLQCKNNPYANGQKDWFLEMSYMQLPAYSKAYNLPADASICEFACLRDCSCTAFAYNRSGCMIWEGALFNLQQRGTTGQNIFLKLAASEFENLDPRTKGEKASSNNILSFDFDTELHAKDAELPLFSYESVSVATNKFSTLNKLGEGGFGPVYKGKLLRGREIAVKMLSKKSRQGIEEFKNETILIAKLQHRNLVRILGCCIERNENILIYEYMLNQSLDFYLFDQTKKNMLDWSTRIHIIEGIAQGILYLHQYSRLRIIHRDLKPSNILLDSEMNPKISDFGMARIVGDNETATNTHRIVGTYGYMSPEYAMNGLYSIKSDVFSFGILVLEIVSGRKNTSFYNSESLNLLRYAWELWIDDRSLELMEPTIGYPSSTSVLLRFINIGLLCVQERPTDRPTMPDVVSMISNEHAPLPTPKQPAFTSGWNVIDTNSTNDRAEKGSINTAVQVTFTIGFILTLTDVFFAAVVYLWTRYFFKNIRYNDFDVKDVVWVANRKNPLSEASSSRLELSEDGNLVPLEVPNGQTPDCRLCRTPALPSAAADSAELLPMPPTHCLVHDVQPIEAPAEIISFSSRLHDVQPTTFCPLKLLQKSSSSQLQVVQPTTVQHFSPES, from the exons ATGGGTACCACGAAGACTAAGCCATGGCTCTTACTTGTTCTGCTTCTAATCCTGTCTTGTTACAGAGCATGCTTCTCCATAGCTGGTAATACCCTTTCAGCAGGtcagtctctttctttttcaaagaaaGAGATCATATTATCTCAAGGTGGCACTTTTGAGCTCGGTTTCTTCACTCCAGGCTCTTCAGGAAAAATCTACCTGGGCATATGGCATAAATGGTTTGCTCCGAAGGAAGCTGTTTGGATAGCAAATAGAGAAAACCCTTTGTCTGACCCATCTTCGTCAAGACTTGACCTCTCAGAAGATGGCAATCTACTCCTGTTTGACGGTTCCTCCAAGATCCCATTTTGGTCGACAAATTTGACATATCCCGGGTCAAATATAACTGAAGCAGTACTTCGTGATGATgggaattttgttttgagaaacaGGTCGAACACGTCTTCTATATTTTGGGAGAGTTTCGACCATCCAACCGATACATGGCTGCCAGGTGCAAAGCTTGGGGTCGTTAAGCTCATTTCATGGAAAAATTCAGAGGATCCAGCACCTGGTGTGTTCTCGTTGGGGTTAGACCCAAATGGAAGCAATCAGTATTTCTTAGAGTGGAACAGATCCCAAAACTATTGGAGTTCTGGAGTTTGGAACGGAAAAAATTTCAGCTTAATTCCTGAAATGAACGCATTTGTGCAAAGGAAAAATTTTCAACTTAGTTCTATCTTCACCTACACTTTTGTGCCAAGTAAAAATGGAAGTGATGGATATTTAACTTACTCTCTTCAAAACTCTTCTTTCCTTTCTAAATATCGGGTTGACTACAGAGGACAGTGGAGGCTACGAGTGTGGATGTCTGGCCCTTGGGAATGGGGTTCATTTTGGACTGCACCGAGGAATCTATCTGATGTCTTTGCTTTGTGTGGTGCGTTTGGCGTGGTACAGTACCCTGAGAATTACTCAACCCCTTGTCAGTGTCTAATAGGTTTCGAACCATTTTCGATGAACTACACCGGACTAGACGATTGGCGAGGTGGCTGCGTGAGGAAATCCCCTTTGCAATGTAAGAATAATCCGTATGCTAATGGACAAAAAGATTGGTTCCTGGAAATGTCATACATGCAATTGCCTGCTTATTCGAAAGCATATAATTTGCCCGCGGATGCTAGTATATGTGAATTCGCTTGCTTGAGGGATTGTTCTTGCACTGCTTTTGCTTATAATAGGAGTGGGTGTATGATATGGGAAGGAGCTCTTTTCAACTTACAGCAACGCGGGACGACCGGGCAAAATATCTTTCTCAAACTTGCTGCTTCTGAGTTTGAGAATCTAGATCCAAGAACCAAAG GAGAGAAGGCCTCAAGCAATAATATACTCTCATTTGATTTTGATACCGAACTCCATGCAAAGGATGCTGAGTTACCACTATTTAGTTATGAGAGTGTATCAGTTGCAACCAATAAATTTTCAACTTTGAATAAGCTTGGAGAAGGAGGCTTTGGACCTGTTTACAAG GGGAAATTACTCAGAGGGCGAGAAATTGCAGTGAAGATGCTTTCGAAAAAATCTAGACAGGGAATTGAGGAGTTCAAAAATGAGACAATACTAATTGCAAAACTCCAGCATAGAAATCTTGTCAGAATCTTAGGTTGTTGTATCGAGCgaaatgaaaatatattgatataTGAGTACATGCTCAATCAAAGTTTGGATTTCTACCTTTTTG atcaaacaaagaaaaacatgttAGATTGGAGCACACGCATACACATTATTGAAGGAATTGCACAAGGgattctttatcttcatcaatattcaaGGTTACGGATCATACATAGAGATCTAAAACCCAGCAACATTCTTTTGGATAGTGAAatgaatccaaaaatatcagattttgggATGGCTCGAATAGTTGGAGACAATGAAACGGCAACAAACACACATCGAATTGTCGGAACTTA TGGTTATATGTCTCCCGAATATGCTATGAATGGTTTGTACTCGATAAAGTCGGATGTGTTTAGCTTTGGAATATTGGTACTAGAGATTGTGAGTGGCAGGAAGAATACTAGCTTCTATAACAGCGAGTCACTCAATCTTCTTAGATAC GCTTGGGAGCTTTGGATAGATGATCGAAGTTTGGAGTTGATGGAGCCAACAATAGGATATCCTTCTTCCACTTCTGTTCTATTAAGATTCATCAACATTGGCCTTCTTTGTGTCCAAGAAAGGCCGACTGATCGACCAACCATGCCTGATGTAGTCTCAATGATTAGCAATGAACATGCTCCTCTACCTACACCCAAGCAACCTGCTTTTACCAGCGGCTGGAATGTGATTGACACAAATTCAACAAATGACAGAGCAGAAAAGGGCTCAATAAATACC GCAGTTCAAGTTACATTTACCATAGGCTTCATTTTGACCCTCACCGATGTCTTCTTTGCTGCAGTGGTTTATCTTTGG ACCAGGTACTTCTTCAAAAATATACGGTATAATGATtttgatgtcaaagatgttgttTGGGTAGCAAATAGAAAGAACCCTTTGTCTGAGGCATCTTCATCAAGACTTGAACTCTCAGAAGATGGCAATCTAGTCCCGCTTGAAG TCCCAAACGGCCAAACTCCAGATTGCAGATTGTGCCGCACGCCCGCACTGCCGTCTGCCGCTGCTGACTCTGCTGAGCTGCTCCCTATGCCTCCCACTCATTGCCTCGTTCACGACGTTCAGCCCATTGAAGCTCCTGCAGAAATCATCTCCTTCAGTTCACGGCTTCACGACGTTCAGCCGACGACTTTCTGCCCATTGAAGCTCCTGCAGAAATCGTCTTCTTCACAGCTTCAAGTCGTTCAGCCGACGACGGTTCAGCACTTCAGCCCAGaatcttga